In Saccharothrix syringae, the following are encoded in one genomic region:
- a CDS encoding undecaprenyl-diphosphate phosphatase translates to MSWLQAIVLGLVQGLTEFLPISSSAHVRIVSTLFFGNDAGASFTAVIQLGTEIAVLIYFARDIGNFVAAWFRGLFSRAARATEDYRMAWYVIIGSIPISVLGYLFKDEIRSSFRNLWITATVLVVFGLLLGLADQFAQHARDRLQLKDAVGMGLAQALALIPGVSRSGGTLTAGLFLGLDRAAAARYSFLLALPAVFGAGLFSIPDVLDRSEPNAASVPQMVVATVIAFAVGYATIAWLLRYVSKHSYSAFVWYRLLLGIVLMGLLSMGLINPT, encoded by the coding sequence TTGAGCTGGTTGCAGGCCATTGTCCTAGGACTCGTCCAAGGTCTCACGGAATTCCTGCCCATTTCCTCGTCGGCGCACGTCAGGATCGTCTCCACGCTGTTCTTCGGCAACGACGCCGGCGCGTCGTTCACCGCGGTCATCCAGCTGGGCACCGAGATCGCCGTGCTGATCTACTTCGCCCGCGACATCGGCAACTTCGTCGCGGCCTGGTTCCGCGGGCTGTTCAGCAGGGCGGCCCGCGCCACCGAGGACTACCGGATGGCCTGGTACGTCATCATCGGGTCGATCCCGATCAGCGTGCTGGGCTACCTGTTCAAGGACGAGATCCGCTCCTCGTTCCGCAACCTGTGGATCACCGCGACCGTGCTGGTGGTGTTCGGCCTGCTGCTGGGCCTGGCCGACCAGTTCGCCCAGCACGCCCGCGACCGGCTCCAGCTCAAGGACGCCGTCGGCATGGGCCTGGCCCAGGCGCTGGCGCTGATCCCGGGCGTGTCCCGCTCCGGCGGCACCCTGACCGCGGGCCTGTTCCTCGGCCTCGACCGCGCCGCCGCCGCCCGCTACTCGTTCCTGCTGGCCCTGCCCGCGGTGTTCGGCGCGGGCCTGTTCAGCATCCCCGACGTGCTCGACCGCTCCGAGCCCAACGCCGCCAGCGTCCCGCAGATGGTCGTCGCCACGGTCATCGCCTTCGCCGTCGGCTACGCCACGATCGCGTGGTTGCTGCGCTACGTCTCCAAGCACAGCTACTCGGCGTTCGTGTGGTACCGGCTGCTGCTG
- a CDS encoding carboxymuconolactone decarboxylase family protein: MNARFDYAANPVGGKVVKHLVAAGNAVAAALPATTRHLVEIRASQLNGCGYCLDMHTKDAAHAGETPERLNLVAAWREAGVFTEAERAALELTEQGTRLADAPGAVTDEVWAAAAKHHDEDQLAALVALVAVINAWNRLNVVTRQPAGDYRPGRWG; this comes from the coding sequence ATGAACGCACGTTTCGACTACGCCGCCAACCCCGTCGGCGGCAAGGTCGTCAAGCACCTCGTCGCGGCGGGCAACGCCGTGGCGGCCGCGCTGCCCGCCACCACCCGGCACCTGGTGGAGATCCGGGCCAGCCAGCTCAACGGCTGCGGCTACTGCCTGGACATGCACACCAAGGACGCCGCCCACGCCGGGGAGACCCCCGAACGCCTCAACCTGGTCGCGGCCTGGCGCGAGGCGGGCGTGTTCACCGAGGCCGAGCGGGCCGCCCTGGAGCTGACCGAGCAGGGCACCCGCCTGGCCGACGCGCCCGGCGCGGTCACCGACGAGGTCTGGGCCGCCGCGGCGAAGCACCACGACGAGGACCAGCTCGCCGCCCTGGTCGCCCTCGTCGCGGTCATCAACGCCTGGAACCGGCTCAACGTCGTCACCCGGCAGCCCGCGGGCGACTACCGGCCGGGCCGGTGGGGGTGA
- a CDS encoding aldo/keto reductase, producing the protein MEQRYLGRSGLRVSRIALGTMTWGRDTDADEAATQLLAFTEAGGTLVDTADVYVEGESERILGGLLGEVVPRDELVIATKAVARRNDGPFGGGASRGALLHALDGSLRRLGVEHVDLWQLHAWDAGVPLEETLSALDAAVSSGRVRYAGVSNYSGWQLGTAAALPGHTPLVSTQVEYSLLERGVEREVVPAAQHHGIGLLPWAPLGRGVLTGKYRNGTPADSRGASAHFAGYVEQHRTERAARIVQAVATAADGLGTNALCVALAWVRDRPGVVAPVVGARDTGQLLGSLAAEDLTLPPAIRSALDDVSAIDFGYPERPLG; encoded by the coding sequence GTGGAACAGCGATACCTCGGCCGCAGCGGTCTGCGGGTCTCCCGGATCGCCCTGGGCACGATGACCTGGGGCCGGGACACCGACGCGGACGAGGCGGCGACCCAGCTGCTGGCGTTCACCGAGGCGGGCGGCACGCTGGTGGACACCGCGGACGTGTACGTGGAGGGCGAGAGCGAGCGCATCCTGGGCGGCCTGCTGGGCGAGGTCGTGCCGCGGGACGAGCTGGTGATCGCGACCAAGGCGGTGGCGCGGCGCAACGACGGCCCGTTCGGCGGCGGCGCCTCCCGGGGCGCGCTGCTGCACGCCTTGGACGGCTCGCTGCGGCGGCTCGGCGTGGAGCACGTCGACCTGTGGCAGCTGCACGCCTGGGACGCCGGCGTGCCGCTGGAGGAGACGCTGTCGGCGCTCGACGCGGCGGTGTCCTCGGGCAGGGTGCGCTACGCGGGGGTGTCGAACTACTCGGGTTGGCAGCTGGGCACGGCCGCGGCGCTGCCCGGGCACACGCCGCTGGTGTCCACGCAGGTGGAGTACTCGCTGCTGGAGCGCGGCGTGGAGCGGGAGGTGGTGCCCGCCGCGCAGCACCACGGGATCGGGCTGCTGCCGTGGGCGCCGCTGGGGCGGGGCGTGCTGACGGGCAAGTACCGCAACGGCACGCCCGCGGACTCGCGGGGCGCGTCGGCGCACTTCGCCGGCTACGTGGAGCAGCACCGCACGGAGCGGGCGGCGCGGATCGTGCAGGCGGTGGCGACCGCGGCGGACGGGCTGGGCACCAACGCGCTGTGCGTGGCGCTGGCGTGGGTGCGGGACCGGCCCGGCGTGGTGGCGCCGGTGGTGGGCGCGCGCGACACCGGCCAGCTGCTGGGGTCGCTGGCGGCCGAGGACCTGACGCTGCCGCCGGCGATCCGGTCGGCGCTGGACGACGTGAGCGCGATCGACTTCGGCTACCCGGAGCGCCCGCTCGGGTGA
- a CDS encoding LLM class F420-dependent oxidoreductase, which yields MRLGLNLGYWGAGNDAANLELAREADRLGFSVVWAAEAYGSDAPTVLSWVAAQTERVDVGSAVMQIPARTPAMAAMTAATLDTLSGGRFRMGLGVSGPQVSEGWHGVRFDKPLARTREYVDIVRAALRRERLRYDGEHYRLPLPDGPGKALTLTVHPVRERIPVYLAAVGPKNVELAGEVADGWLAVFFSPEHSADSVAALRAGREKAGRTLDGFDVVPTAPLFVGEDWRACADHVRPYAALYVGGMGSRRKNFYNDLAVRMGFAAEAAEVQEKYLARDYEGAMAALPVDFLDATSLLGPKERIADRMRAYAEAGVTTLTVSPMLQDLEQGIAALRTATEALDLAGVGS from the coding sequence GTGCGACTGGGACTGAACCTCGGGTACTGGGGCGCGGGCAACGACGCCGCGAACCTCGAACTGGCCAGGGAAGCCGACCGGCTGGGCTTCTCGGTGGTGTGGGCCGCGGAGGCGTACGGCTCCGACGCGCCCACCGTGCTGTCGTGGGTGGCCGCGCAGACCGAGCGCGTGGACGTGGGCAGCGCGGTCATGCAGATCCCCGCGCGGACCCCGGCCATGGCCGCGATGACCGCCGCGACCCTCGACACCCTCTCCGGCGGCCGCTTCCGGATGGGCCTGGGCGTGTCCGGCCCGCAGGTCTCCGAGGGCTGGCACGGCGTGCGCTTCGACAAGCCGCTGGCCCGCACCCGCGAGTACGTCGACATCGTGCGCGCCGCCCTGCGCCGCGAGCGCCTGCGCTACGACGGCGAGCACTACCGGCTGCCGCTGCCCGACGGCCCCGGCAAGGCGCTGACCCTGACCGTGCACCCGGTGCGCGAGCGGATCCCCGTCTACCTGGCCGCGGTGGGGCCGAAGAACGTGGAACTGGCCGGCGAGGTCGCCGACGGCTGGCTGGCGGTGTTCTTCTCCCCGGAGCACTCCGCCGACTCCGTGGCCGCCCTGCGCGCCGGCCGCGAGAAGGCCGGCAGGACCCTCGACGGGTTCGACGTGGTGCCCACCGCGCCGCTGTTCGTCGGCGAGGACTGGCGCGCCTGCGCCGACCACGTCCGCCCCTACGCCGCGCTCTACGTCGGCGGCATGGGCAGCCGCCGGAAGAACTTCTACAACGACCTGGCCGTGCGCATGGGCTTCGCCGCCGAGGCCGCCGAGGTGCAGGAGAAGTACCTGGCCCGCGACTACGAGGGCGCCATGGCCGCGCTGCCGGTGGACTTCCTCGACGCCACCTCGCTGCTGGGCCCGAAGGAGCGCATAGCAGACCGCATGCGGGCCTACGCCGAGGCGGGGGTCACCACTCTGACGGTTTCACCCATGCTGCAAGATCTTGAGCAGGGGATCGCCGCGCTGCGCACGGCGACCGAAGCTCTGGATCTGGCAGGAGTGGGTAGTTGA